In one window of Acidobacteriota bacterium DNA:
- a CDS encoding MmcQ/YjbR family DNA-binding protein — protein MSRRSRVVVFGGVATIDDFRRLALGLDGAEESSHMGSPDFRVGGRIFATLAHQAQGYGNLMLTPEVQTMFVGEAPETFVPIAGGWGRMGATHIRLAAADEETLAGALRTAWKLRVEKNAQAGRRRRRPAK, from the coding sequence ATGTCTCGGCGTAGCAGGGTGGTAGTGTTTGGTGGCGTGGCGACCATCGACGACTTCCGCAGGCTCGCACTCGGCCTCGACGGGGCGGAGGAGAGCTCGCACATGGGCTCTCCGGATTTCCGCGTCGGCGGCCGGATCTTCGCGACCCTCGCCCATCAGGCGCAGGGCTACGGCAATCTGATGCTCACGCCGGAGGTTCAGACGATGTTCGTCGGCGAGGCGCCCGAGACCTTCGTGCCGATCGCCGGCGGCTGGGGACGCATGGGCGCGACCCACATCCGCCTGGCCGCAGCCGACGAGGAGACCCTGGCCGGCGCGCTTCGCACGGCGTGGAAGCTGCGCGTGGAGAAGAACGCGCAGGCCGGGCGCCGGCGGCGGCGGCCGGCAAAGTGA
- a CDS encoding molybdopterin-dependent oxidoreductase — MPVLPKLVGQRVKRREDPRLVQGRGTYVDDIKIAGMQHLAFKRSDIAHGRIGCIDTSAAEAMDGVEAVFTGAQIAGFLAPMPIGTPFPSPEHRAVAVDTVRFVGDPVAVVVARDRYVARDAADAVVVDYDPLPAVVDPETAMTGQPAVVHADFPNNIALGPLPSGTGVGGKGAVDDTAVDAAFEAADVVIAQRMVNQRLAPSSIEARGVLAHYEPGREALTVWSSTQNPHILRTFMAQLLDLGEDRVRAVAPEVGGGFGAKINIYGEEYVAAALSKRLGMPIKWIEDRSEAFLATVHGRDLIGHVELAATRDGKVLGLRMRIIADIGAYNMLLTARIPTNTMTMANGTYAFPAVRATLTEVFTNKTPTDAYRGAGRPEAVYFVERAMDMLSRELEMDPAELRRKNFIQPHQFPYRTQMEAVYDTGDYEKALDRALGVAGWEELEQERAAARADGRLVGLGLSMYVESCGLGPSSTLPPGGWEHSQVTVERDGRISATTGVSPHGQGNETTFAQMLADQFGVPLDHVTIHHGDTAVVKQGIGTFASRSQAVGGAALHDAGTKVKAKMAKFAAALLEAHESDLVFENGTIAVKGAPASAWPFAEVAAYAYRPTRLPQGLTPGLSDEAFFEPANNTYPFGCHIAMLEIDRETGEPRLLKMVAVDDAGHLINPLIVEGQIHGGLAQGIGQALIEEFAYDADGQPLTASFMDYALPRASDFPRFELDNTVTPTPVNPLGAKGVGEAGTIGSTPCIVGAAVDALSGFGVRHLDMMLRPEKLWRIIHGHSARRSGA, encoded by the coding sequence GTGCCCGTTCTACCGAAGCTCGTCGGCCAGCGCGTCAAGCGGCGCGAGGACCCGCGCCTCGTCCAGGGGCGCGGCACGTATGTCGACGACATCAAGATCGCCGGCATGCAGCACCTCGCGTTCAAGCGGAGCGACATCGCGCACGGCCGCATCGGTTGCATCGACACCAGCGCGGCCGAGGCGATGGACGGGGTGGAGGCGGTGTTCACCGGCGCGCAGATCGCCGGGTTTCTCGCCCCGATGCCCATCGGCACGCCGTTCCCGTCGCCGGAGCATCGAGCGGTGGCGGTCGATACCGTCCGCTTCGTCGGCGACCCGGTCGCGGTGGTGGTCGCGCGCGACCGCTACGTGGCACGCGACGCGGCCGACGCCGTCGTGGTCGACTACGACCCCTTGCCGGCGGTGGTCGATCCGGAAACGGCGATGACCGGCCAGCCCGCGGTGGTGCACGCCGACTTTCCGAACAACATCGCCCTCGGCCCGTTACCGAGCGGCACCGGGGTCGGCGGCAAGGGAGCCGTCGACGACACCGCGGTCGACGCGGCCTTCGAGGCGGCCGACGTGGTGATCGCGCAGCGGATGGTGAACCAGCGGCTCGCGCCGAGCTCCATCGAGGCGCGCGGCGTGCTGGCGCACTACGAGCCGGGCCGCGAGGCGCTGACCGTCTGGTCGTCGACCCAGAATCCCCACATCCTGCGCACCTTCATGGCGCAACTGCTCGATCTGGGAGAGGACCGCGTGCGCGCGGTGGCGCCGGAAGTGGGCGGCGGCTTCGGAGCGAAGATCAACATCTACGGGGAGGAGTACGTCGCGGCGGCGCTGTCGAAGCGGCTCGGGATGCCGATCAAGTGGATCGAGGACCGCTCCGAGGCGTTCCTCGCCACCGTGCACGGGCGCGATCTGATCGGCCACGTGGAGCTGGCGGCCACACGGGACGGGAAGGTGCTCGGGCTGCGCATGCGCATCATCGCCGACATCGGCGCCTACAACATGCTGCTCACCGCCCGCATCCCGACCAACACCATGACGATGGCCAACGGAACCTACGCGTTTCCCGCCGTCCGCGCGACGCTGACCGAGGTGTTCACCAACAAGACCCCCACCGACGCGTATCGCGGCGCCGGACGCCCGGAGGCGGTGTACTTCGTCGAGCGGGCGATGGACATGCTGTCCCGCGAGCTCGAGATGGACCCCGCCGAGCTGCGCCGGAAGAACTTCATCCAGCCCCACCAGTTCCCCTACAGGACGCAGATGGAGGCGGTCTACGACACCGGCGACTACGAGAAGGCGCTCGACCGCGCCCTCGGCGTCGCCGGCTGGGAGGAGCTCGAACAGGAGCGCGCCGCGGCGCGGGCGGACGGCCGGCTCGTCGGCCTCGGCTTGTCGATGTACGTCGAGAGCTGCGGCCTGGGACCTTCCTCCACCTTGCCGCCCGGCGGCTGGGAGCACTCGCAGGTGACCGTCGAGCGGGACGGTCGGATCAGCGCGACGACCGGCGTCTCGCCGCACGGGCAGGGCAACGAGACCACCTTCGCGCAGATGCTGGCCGATCAGTTCGGCGTGCCGCTCGACCACGTCACGATCCACCACGGCGACACCGCGGTCGTGAAGCAGGGCATCGGCACGTTCGCGAGTCGCTCGCAGGCGGTCGGCGGGGCGGCGCTGCACGACGCCGGTACGAAGGTGAAGGCCAAGATGGCGAAGTTCGCCGCCGCGCTGCTCGAGGCGCACGAGAGCGACCTCGTCTTCGAGAACGGGACGATAGCCGTCAAGGGCGCGCCGGCATCGGCCTGGCCGTTCGCCGAGGTCGCCGCCTACGCCTACCGGCCGACCCGGCTGCCCCAGGGGCTGACCCCGGGGCTGAGCGACGAGGCATTCTTCGAGCCGGCGAACAACACCTACCCGTTCGGCTGCCACATCGCGATGCTGGAAATCGACCGGGAGACGGGTGAGCCGCGGCTGCTGAAGATGGTGGCGGTCGACGACGCCGGCCACCTCATCAATCCGCTCATCGTCGAGGGACAGATCCACGGCGGGCTCGCCCAGGGCATCGGCCAGGCGCTGATCGAGGAGTTCGCCTACGATGCCGACGGCCAGCCGCTGACCGCATCGTTCATGGACTACGCGCTGCCGCGGGCGAGCGATTTCCCGCGCTTCGAGCTCGACAACACCGTCACGCCGACGCCGGTCAATCCGCTCGGGGCCAAGGGGGTGGGCGAAGCCGGCACCATCGGCTCGACACCCTGCATCGTCGGCGCCGCGGTCGACGCCCTGAGCGGTTTCGGCGTGCGGCACCTGGACATGATGCTGCGGCCCGAGAAGCTGTGGCGCATCATTCACGGCCACTCGGCCAGGCGCTCCGGTGCATGA
- a CDS encoding PEP-CTERM sorting domain-containing protein — MRCSPPGFVAVTLLIGALIGGCSGHPTEPTDALTFDFDFSRGPQGFVAAFADYPPDHADFYELTSGYRALPPPLASQSALFISGVNRSDDLFMFFKGPISGLLPGSRYGVTVSVEIATDTPAGCVGVGGAPGESVWIKAGATVMEPLPVRDGSYLRMNIDIGNQSAGGTQAVVLGNIANSRSCEQPRQWERKSLPGRPTPARISIPSTGQAWLLFGVDSGFESRTEVYFTRAAVTFTPL; from the coding sequence ATGCGCTGCTCGCCGCCCGGCTTCGTTGCTGTCACACTGTTGATCGGTGCGCTCATCGGCGGTTGCTCCGGCCATCCGACCGAGCCGACGGACGCGTTGACGTTCGACTTCGACTTCAGTCGCGGGCCACAGGGGTTCGTTGCGGCCTTCGCCGACTATCCGCCCGACCACGCGGATTTCTACGAGTTGACCTCCGGCTACCGCGCCCTCCCGCCGCCGCTGGCGTCGCAATCCGCCTTGTTCATTTCGGGGGTCAACCGGAGCGACGATCTCTTCATGTTCTTCAAGGGACCCATCAGCGGCCTGCTGCCCGGCTCACGCTATGGCGTCACCGTCAGCGTCGAAATCGCCACCGACACGCCGGCCGGGTGCGTTGGGGTCGGCGGCGCGCCGGGCGAGAGCGTCTGGATCAAGGCCGGCGCCACCGTCATGGAACCGCTCCCCGTGCGTGACGGCTCCTACCTGCGGATGAACATCGACATCGGAAACCAGTCCGCCGGCGGCACGCAGGCCGTGGTGCTCGGCAACATCGCCAACTCCAGAAGCTGCGAGCAGCCGCGTCAGTGGGAGCGCAAGTCCTTGCCGGGGCGACCGACCCCGGCGCGGATCTCGATCCCTTCCACCGGCCAGGCCTGGCTGTTGTTCGGCGTCGACTCGGGATTCGAGAGTCGGACGGAGGTCTACTTCACCCGGGCGGCGGTGACCTTCACGCCGCTGTGA
- a CDS encoding helix-turn-helix domain-containing protein, whose product MTSAFDKVAAGLDDACAYLKGERADFVVHAIDVPDPDVVAIRNKAGLSQPAFARSIGIPLGTLKNWEQGRRRPEGPARVLLALIDKRPSIVQEELGR is encoded by the coding sequence ATGACCAGTGCGTTCGACAAGGTTGCGGCCGGGCTCGACGATGCGTGCGCCTACCTGAAGGGCGAGCGCGCCGACTTTGTGGTGCACGCAATCGACGTGCCCGATCCCGACGTCGTCGCGATCCGAAACAAGGCAGGACTGTCGCAACCGGCCTTCGCTCGGAGCATCGGTATTCCGCTGGGCACGCTCAAGAACTGGGAGCAGGGCCGCAGGCGCCCGGAGGGACCGGCTCGTGTACTGCTCGCGCTGATTGACAAACGGCCGTCGATTGTCCAGGAAGAGTTGGGTCGCTGA
- a CDS encoding addiction module toxin RelE encodes MAPLQTVVETPAYLAAARGALSDTLRDSVVNTVAENPQAGVPLGGGLRKACIARPGSGKRGGVRVVFLSAGEDIPVFLLTVFAKNERANLTAKERTVSITAAKELTADYRRSP; translated from the coding sequence ATGGCTCCCCTGCAGACGGTCGTGGAAACACCAGCCTATCTCGCGGCGGCCCGTGGGGCGCTGTCTGACACTCTGCGGGACAGCGTCGTCAACACGGTGGCTGAGAATCCCCAGGCGGGCGTACCGCTCGGCGGCGGTCTCCGTAAAGCTTGCATCGCTCGTCCAGGAAGCGGGAAGAGGGGAGGCGTGCGCGTGGTGTTCCTGTCTGCGGGTGAGGACATCCCCGTGTTCCTGCTCACCGTCTTCGCCAAGAACGAAAGGGCGAATCTCACCGCCAAGGAGCGCACGGTGTCGATCACCGCTGCGAAGGAGCTGACCGCAGACTACAGGAGAAGCCCATGA